The genomic stretch aaaaacaacaacaaaaaaaggttcCCATCAGTAGGCTGGTTACTAAAGCGTATGATCACACTGGTATGATTAGCGCAGCTTTTGgcactttttttgcacataatCACTATAAACCACTTATAATAACAAGAAGAAAATGAAGAATAAACAGTGATGTATATTGAAACAGCAGCAGCCTAATAATTGCCCAAACCTTTCAACATAAttcgattttttttctcatcaaaaGCTTGTATGTAGCCTCTTCCTGTTTACCAGCCACTCAGTTTCATGTCTTTCAGAAGAAATGGATGAGTTCACGTGTCGTATCTTTGAAAGGTCACTGTGGTAGCGCACATATAGCTCCTAAACCAAGCCATTAACTGTGATCATTATGaacttgtttaaaacacaaaatacatttacttacatatatttgtttatctCAATGGCTACAGTTTTACCGTGAATAATTTTGCATGCCTCAtttcttaaaggggtgctattatgctttttcataAAAGCATAATAGCTTTTATAATagaccaacattttttttattttggtcagtgtgtggtgtgtatcttcgggcataaaaaagatctacaaagttacaaatctcaaagtccacacgaaaaggagatatttagttttaaaaaaaaatattttcaagaactacaacgaacagctcctttggactacagcgtttgttttccgcatgcaatgacgtcccaacgcggtccattagaatatcattaaattaaatcctgcctatggaaattcgaattgttgggggGTGTGTAGGGACAAAGTGGAGACCTGACTTTACTGATGCAGTGCAGAGAGACACTTCAACAAGCCGCAGCGCagtgggtataaacacaagcattgactagagtggccacttCAGAGCAGTAACACACCGctgacgtgtgcagtacagggggttcAAACACATGCTGAAGCCGGGATCACCGGTTTCAGAAATTTTTGAATTTTCCGCTTCATTTCATGTATCTTTGCTCAGTAATTAATGTTCTTTATCAACGTATCAGTTTAGGACTTAAAGAACCAAAAATTTTTtggaaatattataaataatacctGTCAATCATGTCAATAAAGCTTTGTCTTTTTCTGTAGACCTAATGTTACATCAGTAGGTGGCGATAAATGAGCATCTGTACTACgtattagcaagttattaaaggaacactccactttttttgaaaaggcTCATTTTCCATCTCCCCTAGacttgagttttaccattttcgaatccattcagccgatctctgggtctggcggtagcacttttagcatagcttagcatagataattgaatctgattagaccgttagcatttCGAGTTAGACGCTAGatagagtttcgatatttttcctatttaaaacttgtctgttctgtagttacatcgtgtactaagaccgacagaaaattaaaagttgcgattttctaggccgatatggctaggaactatacttaTTTAacaatcattaataataataataatcgtaataatcaaggaactttgctaccgtaccatgggtgcagcaggtgcaatgatattacgcagcgcctgaaaataGTCTCCCTGTGCAAGCAGGTGGTAAAATTGATTATACTGACGAAAGTCAGCCTATTTTCAAGCGCTGCGTAacatcattgcgcctgctgcacccatgatacagcagcaaagttccttgattattacgccagaatgagagtatagttcttAGCCACATCGGCCTAGAAAAtcatgaattttttattttccattggtcttagtacatgatgtaactacagaagagtcaagttttaaataggaaaaatatcgaaactctttgctaatttttgagcgagatgctaacagtctaatcagattcaatcatctatgctaagctatgctaaaagtgctaccgccagacccagagatcggctgaatggattcgaaagcggtaaaactcaactgtttaactctaggggagttggaaaattagcctattttcaaaaaagtggagtgtttttttaagtaattgaCTCATTAGAGTCaatgttgattcattaaaatcactgaatcattaacaaatgaaacgggggacttaaaataaataattcattcacTTAGGCCTATATTTCTTCACAAACAATGATTTATTCCTCAATGAAACACCACTAAGTATTATatcttattataattataattatacttGCTAAAGACTATTACTGATtttagatttactgtagtaataaTTCGGAGACACTAATTTGGGCAAACAGCACTAATGACTTTTTTTACGACTTGACGCTTAAAGCGGAGGACTTGCAACTCGACTTGGACTTGCCCGTCTTGACTCGGGACTTGTCTGTCATGACTTAAGACCTGAATGCAAAGACTCGAGACTTACTTGTGACTTGCAAAATAATGACTTGGTCCCACCTCTGTTAATACAGATATAGCACAAGAAATGTGTGCATATACATCACTTTTGAACAGATGCGCTTGGTTGTGTTCTCATAAAATATTGAGCAACCAGGATATGGTAACCATTGCAAGAAGGTGGTGCTTGGGCACAGGTCCAAAATACATAAACTACTATGATAAAGTAAAATTGCTGGCTTCGCTCAAACGTTTGCTCAATCACTGAGCATAAATGAGTATTTAGCTTTTGTTAATTTCAGACAATACCTGTCTATGGGATACCAAATGCAAAGTAGATTATTCACAAAAAGAGATAATGGAATATCATTTTGTCAGTATATCTAGTAAATCTCTTTTTAAGCAATCAGGATGTTgtgataacaaaaaaatatgcttTTCTAGCTATATctgtgcatttaaataaaatattaataaatactgtaaatttaaataaaactacatttatttacataaacgttatgtaaactataaaaaactaaatactgaaataacactgCTTTTGAAGATGTTTCCTTCATGACTGGCTACCAACAGATTTTTACTGATGCTTCCTACTTAATACATTTCCCAGTAAAACTGCAACCAAACAGTTCTTGCCCAAAtgattatcatattttattaactattttTGCTTGGATACAGTTTAAAGAAACAACTATGACTGACAACATACAAGGGTGTTCCCAATGACGCATTTAAATTGCTGGAGGTAGCTAACTCTGCATATGCATTGTTATTGGGCCACACAGAACACATTTTTAGCGCTTACAGACAGCTTTATAAGAGGAACTAAAAGCAGCAAGACACGATGCACCAGTTAAAGACGTCCTCCTAgtgttaaaatgcaattaaaaaacagCAGAAGACAAAAACACTTTCTGTGTGAACTGTCTCAAATCTGACCTTAGTATCCAACTTTATCAAGTCACAGAACATGGTCTGCACTTCCATTAGCTGCTGCTTATTTGCATAACAATTTAAGTGTGCTCAATTGCCTACTTAATTGCTCAATCGTCTACTCTCACTGAAACTGAATGACTCATGGTATCTACAAATTACTTTCAGTGTGAATGTCCTAAATAACAGGAGAAACCTCGGACTACCCACTTGTATTGGAAGTGGagatgttcctgtctttctttcttcagtcaaaaagaaattaatgtttttgaggatttttctgtatatagtggaattggaattgaagctatattgaaactgcaattttgaccttcaacccactgatccccactgaagtccactatatggagaaaaatcctggaatgttttcctcaaaaacctgcAACCAAACTGCAAACCAAACAGCTCAATCATCCTGCCCAAataattatcatattttatgAGCTATGTTTTGCTTGGATACAGTTTAAAGAAACAACTATGACTGGCAACATACAAGGGTGTTCCCAATGACGCATTTAAATTGTCGCTAACTCTACATAGTCATTGTTATGGTCCGcacagaatgcatttttgcgtttacaaacacaaaaacaaggaACTAAAAGTAGCAAGACACAACGCACCAGTTAAAGACGTCTATCTAGTGCATTTTTACGtagaaaaacaatttaaaaaaacgcAGAAGACAAAAACACTTGCTGTGTGAACTGGCTCGAACCTGACCTTAGTATCCAACTTTATGAGGTCACAGAACATGGTCTGCACTTCCATTAGTTGCTgctgctcatttgcataaaaGCAGAAGTGTGCTCAATTGCCTATTTAATTGCTCAATTGTCTACTCTCACTAAAACTGAATGACTCATGGTATCTACAAATCTTTCAGTGTGAATGTCCCAAATAACAGGAGAAACCTCGACCACCCACTTATATTGGAAGTGGACTGAATGGACGTACAAGTGGTAAGTGGTTCTCTTACTTTGTCTAGCACCTGAATACCcgcatttaaacaaatcaaacagGACTTCTGAATGCAAGTTATATTCctaaataatattcataattcaAGTCCCCAATGCAGTTAAAGGATTCATTTACTCCAGAATTAACAATTTCCTGATTTACTCACCCATATATCATCCAAGAcatccatgtctttctttcttcagttgaaaataaattaaaggtttttgaggaaaacaggacttttctctgtatagtggcCTTCAATGAGGACTGGCacattgaaggtccaaattgcagtttcagtgcagttttaaagggctctacatgatcccagacgagaaataagggtcttctCTAACAAAATGATgaaatcattttctaaaataaataaacaattatatactttttaaccacaaatgctcgtcttgcactagctcgacttcacgcaCTATGTAATGCACAActtaggcggaagtaccgacccagtgtttacaaagcaaacgtgcaaagaaagtcaatcaccctttacaaaaacgtcaaaacaacaatgttggatgattctgaagttggagtTTTTTGTCCCTACCCTACCTTTATGAACCGAAGTACACTGataaagaactaaccacgcatgacctttccaacgtgaagTCATGGAcacacattgcagagctagtgcaagactagcatttgtggttaaaaagtatgtaaattattttttttttagaaaatggctgatCATGTCGCTACATaacacccttattcctcagctgagattgtgtagagccctttgaagctgcatttaaactgcaatttggcccttcaacccgttggctcccactgaagtcaactatatgaagaaaaatcctggaatgttttcctcaaaaaccttgtctttctttcttcagttgaaaagaaagtaagacatgaacatcttggatgacatggggttgagtaaattatcaggaaattttaaatcaggagtgaactaatcctttaagtattttacaaaattagattCTCACCTGATGTGTCCAACAAGCTCAATGAGTTTGTGGCTGGTGAAATAAGCGGCCAGCTCAGACACGTGGCTGAGCACCGAGCAGATGCCGAAGAGTGTGGTGGTGCCCTTCAGGTCCTCCAGATGCCAGTAGAGGAAGGTGAACACGAAACCATAACCAAACCCCATGAACCAGGCCACAAAGAGAACCGTACCATAGCGGACGCCACAAATGATCCGGAAGAGATCTTTGAAGGGAAACGGTTGCGGGTTGCTTTCTGGGCAAACGGGTGTGTCATCTGGACTGGACTCTGAAGATGAGACGTCCTGAATGACTTGAGGTATATCCAGATCCTCTTTTTTGTCCTCTTCATCATCTGAGCGATAAACCCTGTTGTCAAAGTGGAACTGCGTCGCCACGATTAATGCCAAGGTCATTAGGACTCCAAAAACTATGAACGCAATTTGGTAGTTCTTGTAGTCGGGTAGAACACAACCCGAACCCTGGATGAAGattgtgatgtgtgtgtggTCGATCCAAATGCCGACCGACAGCATAGCGACACCCCATCCCAAAGATCCCCACATCCTCTGGAGTCCATAACGATCTCTGTGTGATCCTAAATATTGAAGAGTGACGGTGTCCACAATGGTCACAGCTGGGGCGCTGAAGAACTCGCCAATGATGATGACTAAGAGGATCAAGAGAAATATAGTATCTACTTGCTCCTTATTGAAAACTATGATATACTCTTTGAGTTTGGCAGTGATAGCTTGTGTTTCAATTGTCGAGGTAGATTTTGACGTAACTGTCGAGGTACGAGGCAACCCCGTTGTCGAGTTAGATGGCATGGTAATGCCGACAGGATTCGCAGAGGGAGTGCTTGTGGTATTTACATTTGCACTTCGAATGTATCTAGAGTGAGGTCCATATTCTGTTAATATTGGCTGAGAAAGCGGAGGAGCGGAATACACATCCTCAATCAAGTACCTTCGCTGTCTGGTACGGTTACCAGTTTGAGTATAGTTTGTAAAATTGTTTGGCGTCTCAACACTAGGGTCCATGCTGACACAGGTCATAGCTGCCGGCTTCACAAAGCCGATACCGCAGTTAAAGAGCACCCAGCAGAGTACAGAAAACAGTAACACCGCTTTCCCTTTCTTGAAGCGGTCAGCCACTACGCCCCAGAAAGGCGCACTGCAGAACTCAATAAAGTAACGGATTCCAACTAGCAGGCCACTTTGGCTGGGTGTCATTCCCAGCTGCTTGTAGTATACGGCAAGCAGAGGGTGTAAAGAGCCATATGCGGAGTAAAAGAAGAAGTAGAAGATCTTGGAAATCAAGAGATGATTGTCTATTCGTGCACAGCACCTCTCTGTGCAGTCCATATTCTGAGAGGGCTGAGAAGAGAGTGTGTCAGTGGGGGCAGGCGGTGCTGTTTGACCGGATGGTGTAGTGTTTGCCACCTGCCCCAGGGACAGAGTGTTAAAAGGTTCAGACAGAACATATTTCCTCTTTTGGTCCTCCTCATCATCCGTAAGGATGGCCACCCGATCGCTCGCCATTTCTGTGAGACAGATATAAACATCTGATTAGGACATTGTGTAAAGTCTTCATgcaaatacaaaacaacaaaaaaccttATGCTAAGTGTCTGTGAAGAAAGATGGCAGATTTAAAACCAcattcactaccagtcaaaagtttttgaacagtacgattttttaatgttttaaagaaatctctcctgctcactgtttatttgatccagcaaaaacagtacaatttttgaaatatttttactattttaaataactgttttctatttaaatatatattagaaaaggtaatttattcctgtgattttaaagctgaatttttagcatcattagtcatatgatccttaagaaatcattctaacattctaatattctgcttaaaaacatttattattaatactatctTTAAAACAACTAAGCAGACTTCAGACTTTTCAGGTttcagaaa from Labeo rohita strain BAU-BD-2019 chromosome 9, IGBB_LRoh.1.0, whole genome shotgun sequence encodes the following:
- the mfsd6b gene encoding major facilitator superfamily domain-containing protein 6-B, coding for MASDRVAILTDDEEDQKRKYVLSEPFNTLSLGQVANTTPSGQTAPPAPTDTLSSQPSQNMDCTERCCARIDNHLLISKIFYFFFYSAYGSLHPLLAVYYKQLGMTPSQSGLLVGIRYFIEFCSAPFWGVVADRFKKGKAVLLFSVLCWVLFNCGIGFVKPAAMTCVSMDPSVETPNNFTNYTQTGNRTRQRRYLIEDVYSAPPLSQPILTEYGPHSRYIRSANVNTTSTPSANPVGITMPSNSTTGLPRTSTVTSKSTSTIETQAITAKLKEYIIVFNKEQVDTIFLLILLVIIIGEFFSAPAVTIVDTVTLQYLGSHRDRYGLQRMWGSLGWGVAMLSVGIWIDHTHITIFIQGSGCVLPDYKNYQIAFIVFGVLMTLALIVATQFHFDNRVYRSDDEEDKKEDLDIPQVIQDVSSSESSPDDTPVCPESNPQPFPFKDLFRIICGVRYGTVLFVAWFMGFGYGFVFTFLYWHLEDLKGTTTLFGICSVLSHVSELAAYFTSHKLIELVGHIRVLYIGLACNTARYLYISYLENAWIVLPMEVLQGLTHASVWAACISYLSAAVPPALRTSAQGILQGLHLGLGRGCGAMLGGVFVNFFGAAEAFRGLGMASLVTLLIFSLIQWLLGQNEDKKGSMLAENIPVPSSPVPIATIDLVQSQSASQTNPESKTPPKKTRHQEEQEDANKPAWVVSASPWVTIAFALYQIRDMVVLSKNEHCGESQVPQETNEQTSSTPPADESTSSQPDMLSPAEYLSQGPTTSAFVPQITHPVRPAENPPPSTGRKEPVENSTPLPGHSKQLPAKAQPQLKIN